A single Sphingomonas kaistensis DNA region contains:
- the ruvX gene encoding Holliday junction resolvase RuvX: protein MITAAASDFLAALPGGGVLAGLDVGTKTIGLALCDSGWSFAGPAETIRRTKFTADLAQLRTFIERHAVKGLVVGLPLNMDGTDSPRTQSTRAFARNLAPLALPVLLWDERWSTQAVERAMIAADVSRAKRAEAVDKLAAAHILQGALDALCMLPRPS, encoded by the coding sequence GTGATCACCGCCGCCGCCTCCGACTTCCTCGCCGCGCTGCCGGGTGGCGGCGTGCTCGCCGGGCTCGACGTCGGGACCAAGACCATCGGTCTCGCGCTGTGCGACTCCGGCTGGAGCTTCGCCGGCCCGGCCGAGACCATCCGCCGCACAAAGTTCACCGCCGATCTCGCCCAGCTGCGCACCTTCATCGAGCGCCACGCGGTCAAGGGGCTGGTGGTCGGCCTGCCCCTCAACATGGACGGCACCGACTCGCCCCGCACCCAATCGACCCGCGCCTTCGCCCGCAACCTCGCGCCCCTCGCTCTTCCCGTGCTCCTGTGGGACGAGCGCTGGTCGACCCAAGCCGTCGAGCGCGCGATGATCGCCGCCGACGTCAGCCGCGCCAAGCGCGCCGAAGCCGTCGACAAACTTGCCGCCGCGCACATCCTCCAGGGCGCGCTCGACGCCCTTTGCATGTTGCCGCGGCCAAGCTAG
- the ilvC gene encoding ketol-acid reductoisomerase: MLTDADLDPAPLHGRTVAIIGYGNQGRAQALNLRDGGIAVRVGLRPGSSRADEVRDEGLTLLPPAEAARDADIVVLLAPDEHLPAIYTEIEPSLKPGAALGFAHGLCIHYGLITPRPDLDIIMVAPKGPGAALRRLYTEGKGMVALAAVAQDATGNAWPLALTYAHALGSGRAGAGVLRSTFEQETLSDLFNEGAVVWGAVPALLEAGFQTLVEAGIDPQLAYLECVSELKLLADLVEARGIAGMREAISNTAELGASLGGPRLVDDGTRQRMRDVLDDLRSDRFARALSDEAAADYPRLRAERRKAAASALEAARRSLL, from the coding sequence ATGCTGACCGACGCCGACCTCGACCCCGCGCCGCTTCACGGCCGCACCGTCGCCATCATCGGCTACGGCAATCAGGGCCGCGCGCAGGCCCTCAACCTGCGTGACGGCGGGATCGCCGTCCGCGTCGGGCTTCGACCTGGTAGCAGCCGGGCGGACGAGGTTCGCGACGAAGGCCTTACTCTCCTGCCACCGGCCGAAGCCGCCCGCGACGCCGACATCGTGGTCCTGCTCGCCCCCGACGAGCATTTGCCCGCCATCTACACCGAAATCGAACCGTCGCTGAAGCCCGGAGCCGCACTCGGCTTCGCGCATGGCCTCTGCATCCACTACGGCCTGATCACGCCGCGCCCCGACCTCGACATAATCATGGTCGCCCCCAAAGGTCCCGGCGCCGCGCTTCGCCGCCTTTATACCGAGGGCAAGGGCATGGTGGCCTTGGCGGCCGTCGCACAGGACGCGACCGGCAACGCCTGGCCCCTCGCCCTCACCTACGCCCACGCGCTCGGCAGCGGGCGCGCCGGCGCCGGTGTCCTGCGCTCGACCTTCGAGCAGGAAACACTCTCCGACCTCTTCAACGAAGGCGCCGTCGTGTGGGGCGCGGTGCCGGCGCTGCTCGAAGCCGGGTTCCAGACACTGGTCGAGGCCGGGATTGACCCGCAGCTCGCCTATCTCGAATGCGTGTCCGAATTGAAGCTCCTCGCCGATCTCGTCGAAGCGCGCGGCATCGCCGGCATGCGCGAGGCGATCAGCAACACCGCCGAGCTCGGCGCCAGTCTCGGCGGTCCGCGCCTGGTCGACGACGGCACCCGGCAGCGAATGCGCGACGTCCTCGATGACCTGCGCAGCGATCGCTTCGCCAGGGCGCTGTCCGACGAAGCCGCCGCCGACTATCCGCGCCTCCGCGCCGAACGCCGCAAGGCCGCCGCCTCCGCGCTCGAAGCCGCGCGCCGGTCGCTCCTTTAG
- a CDS encoding SPOR domain-containing protein yields the protein MRLIGLFAAAMVMAVPASAQSVRAGIDAWGAGKPEQAVAIWRPLAARGSADAAYNLGQAYKLGRGVPADLAAAQRFYEQAAKAGHLEAQTSLGLLLFQNNNRTAALRWLKQASDAGEPRAMLVYGTALFNGDGVPEDRVRAYALVSRSAAQGLAPARTTLGEMDQIIPLAERQKGVALAQQLASAPASSAAKPVKSSPVKTASVPTTPRPATPPPAAGAFRIQLGAFRDTASAQRLFASLENRLNGARMTLVPSGTMTRLQVGPYPTRAAAAAACAALKPQACFPVAAN from the coding sequence ATGCGTTTGATCGGTCTATTCGCGGCGGCAATGGTGATGGCGGTGCCCGCTTCCGCGCAGAGCGTACGGGCGGGGATCGACGCCTGGGGCGCCGGCAAGCCCGAGCAGGCGGTGGCGATCTGGCGCCCGCTCGCCGCCAGGGGCTCAGCCGACGCCGCCTATAATCTCGGCCAAGCCTACAAGCTCGGTCGCGGCGTGCCTGCCGATCTCGCCGCGGCGCAGCGCTTCTACGAGCAGGCGGCAAAGGCCGGTCATCTCGAAGCGCAGACCAGTCTCGGGCTGCTGCTGTTCCAGAACAATAACCGCACGGCAGCCCTGCGCTGGCTCAAACAGGCCAGCGACGCCGGCGAACCGCGCGCGATGCTGGTTTACGGGACCGCCCTGTTCAATGGCGATGGCGTGCCCGAAGACCGCGTCCGCGCCTACGCGCTGGTCAGCCGCTCGGCCGCGCAGGGTCTCGCCCCCGCCCGCACGACGCTCGGCGAGATGGACCAGATCATCCCGCTGGCGGAGCGGCAAAAGGGCGTTGCGCTGGCCCAGCAGCTGGCGTCCGCGCCGGCATCGTCCGCTGCAAAGCCCGTAAAATCGTCACCGGTAAAGACGGCATCCGTACCGACCACCCCGCGTCCGGCGACGCCGCCGCCCGCCGCCGGTGCGTTCCGGATACAGCTGGGCGCGTTTCGTGATACGGCCTCGGCGCAGCGGCTTTTTGCTTCACTCGAGAACCGCCTGAATGGCGCGCGGATGACCTTGGTGCCGTCGGGAACGATGACCCGGCTTCAGGTCGGCCCCTACCCGACCCGCGCCGCCGCCGCCGCGGCTTGCGCGGCGTTGAAACCGCAGGCCTGCTTTCCGGTCGCGGCGAACTAG
- a CDS encoding aspartate carbamoyltransferase catalytic subunit, whose product MHLISISSLSDSQLTALFATAQGFADDPRSGRDRLAGRTVFNCFYENSTRTAMSFAQAAARLGAQAITLSVEHSSVKKGETLADTARTLGAMQPDALVLRHRQNGAAEEVAALIDCPVINAGDGTNEHPTQALLDALTLRQHFGSLEGRTVAICGDILHSRVAHSNAALLPRLGATVRLAGPPALMPGDVETHSIDEAIAGADAVMMLRVQRERLDEDLGDLPGEYLRQFGLTPERLALAKPDAVVLHPGPMNRGVEIADEVADLANRSLILRQVANGVAMRMAVLDLLVAS is encoded by the coding sequence GTGCACCTCATTTCCATCTCGTCGCTAAGCGACTCGCAGCTCACCGCCCTGTTCGCCACGGCGCAAGGTTTCGCCGACGATCCGCGCAGTGGCCGCGACCGGCTGGCGGGACGAACCGTCTTCAACTGCTTCTACGAAAACAGCACCCGCACCGCGATGAGCTTCGCGCAGGCTGCCGCCCGTCTTGGCGCGCAGGCGATCACGCTGTCGGTCGAACATAGCAGCGTCAAGAAAGGCGAAACCCTCGCCGACACCGCCCGGACCTTGGGCGCGATGCAGCCCGACGCACTAGTCCTCCGCCATCGCCAGAACGGCGCCGCGGAAGAAGTCGCGGCGCTGATCGATTGCCCGGTGATCAATGCGGGCGACGGCACCAACGAGCACCCGACCCAAGCCCTGCTCGACGCCCTGACGCTCCGACAGCATTTCGGCAGCCTCGAAGGCCGCACCGTCGCGATCTGCGGCGACATCCTGCACAGCCGCGTCGCCCATTCCAACGCCGCACTCCTTCCCCGGCTCGGCGCCACCGTGCGCCTCGCCGGCCCACCGGCGCTAATGCCCGGCGACGTGGAAACGCACTCGATCGACGAGGCCATTGCGGGCGCCGATGCGGTAATGATGCTGCGCGTGCAGCGCGAGCGGCTCGACGAGGATCTGGGCGACCTGCCCGGCGAATATCTCCGTCAATTCGGGCTGACGCCGGAGCGATTGGCGCTCGCCAAGCCCGATGCGGTCGTCTTGCATCCCGGCCCGATGAACCGCGGTGTCGAGATCGCCGACGAGGTCGCGGACCTCGCGAACCGCTCGCTCATCCTGCGTCAGGTGGCGAACGGCGTCGCGATGCGCATGGCGGTACTCGACCTGCTGGTCGCGAGCTGA
- the serB gene encoding phosphoserine phosphatase SerB yields MIIATLIAAGRLRDSDLARAVEIAGGGEARWIDEGDAADLLLGPVEEWRDLRDRLEDGLPGIDVIVQPVESREKKLLVADMDSTMIGQECIDELADFAGKKAEIAAVTERAMQGEMDFADALHARVAELNGLGVGCIERCRTERVTHNAGARTLVQTMRRRGAATLLVTGGFHDFADPLASELGFQEVRANHLESMYGHLTGKVTGAIVDAAAKAKALTDRRDQLGIAPGEVLAVGDGANDAPMIKEAGLGISYRGKPKLEAIAGARIRHNDLTALLWAQGIPKAEWAKG; encoded by the coding sequence TTGATCATTGCGACGCTGATAGCAGCAGGAAGGCTCCGCGACAGCGACCTTGCCCGTGCGGTGGAAATTGCCGGCGGGGGCGAGGCCCGATGGATCGACGAAGGCGACGCCGCCGACCTGTTGCTGGGACCGGTCGAAGAATGGCGCGATCTGCGCGACCGGCTGGAAGACGGATTGCCGGGGATCGACGTGATCGTGCAGCCGGTCGAAAGCCGCGAAAAGAAACTGCTCGTCGCCGACATGGATTCGACCATGATCGGGCAGGAATGCATCGACGAGCTCGCCGATTTCGCCGGAAAGAAGGCCGAGATCGCCGCGGTGACCGAGCGGGCAATGCAGGGCGAGATGGATTTTGCCGACGCGCTTCACGCCCGGGTGGCGGAGCTGAACGGCCTCGGCGTCGGCTGCATCGAGCGCTGCCGGACCGAGCGGGTGACGCACAACGCGGGCGCGCGAACGCTGGTCCAGACCATGCGCCGGCGCGGCGCGGCGACCTTGCTGGTGACCGGCGGCTTTCACGATTTCGCCGATCCATTGGCGTCCGAACTCGGCTTTCAGGAGGTCCGGGCCAACCATCTCGAAAGCATGTACGGGCACCTGACGGGCAAGGTGACGGGCGCAATCGTCGATGCGGCCGCCAAGGCGAAGGCGCTGACCGACCGGCGCGACCAGCTCGGCATCGCACCGGGCGAGGTGCTGGCGGTCGGCGACGGCGCCAATGATGCGCCGATGATTAAGGAAGCTGGGCTCGGCATCAGCTATCGCGGCAAGCCCAAGCTTGAAGCCATCGCCGGCGCGCGAATCCGGCATAACGACCTGACGGCCCTTTTGTGGGCGCAGGGCATTCCGAAGGCGGAGTGGGCGAAAGGCTAG
- a CDS encoding DUF3089 domain-containing protein, with amino-acid sequence MCARRFLVVIFLLTLLIVAGAFAVFQFGGSVLRKQALPTVPYEAPPPASGPDYVQTENWLNLPDTVPPGPAEWKPQGIGAEPAGKVEAATFYIHPTTYLQRDRWNALLGDSESQSRAQLFVRSQASAFNFSRVYAPKYRQAAFGAFLDTGDDATAALDLAYSDVARAFDRFLMQEATAPIILAGHSQGALHLTRLLRDKVAKDPALQKRIVAAYVVGWPVSRAADLPAMGLAACQNNLDARCLVSWQTYAQPANTDLITSAFEGTTGFNGQKRRRQDIICYNPLSGSNDDGVPGEITNFARNDGTLVPTDSNLRDANLVQGAVGAMCRDHFLIIAGVDDKLPDLGPYVLPGNNYHVYDYALFWANIRADARGRVNAFKP; translated from the coding sequence ATGTGCGCCCGCCGCTTCCTCGTCGTCATCTTCCTCCTGACCCTGCTGATCGTCGCCGGCGCCTTTGCCGTGTTCCAGTTCGGCGGCTCGGTCCTGCGCAAGCAGGCGCTGCCGACCGTTCCTTACGAAGCGCCGCCGCCCGCCAGCGGTCCCGACTATGTGCAGACGGAGAATTGGCTCAACCTGCCCGACACGGTCCCGCCCGGCCCGGCCGAATGGAAGCCGCAAGGAATCGGCGCCGAGCCCGCCGGCAAGGTCGAGGCGGCGACCTTCTACATTCACCCGACGACCTATCTTCAGCGCGATCGCTGGAACGCCCTCCTCGGCGACAGCGAAAGCCAGTCCCGCGCGCAGCTGTTCGTCCGCAGCCAGGCCAGCGCCTTCAACTTCTCACGGGTCTATGCGCCCAAATACCGGCAAGCGGCATTCGGCGCGTTTCTCGACACGGGGGACGACGCCACCGCCGCGCTCGATCTCGCTTATTCGGACGTGGCGCGCGCCTTCGACCGGTTCCTGATGCAGGAGGCGACCGCCCCGATTATTCTTGCCGGGCATAGCCAGGGCGCGCTGCACCTCACCCGCCTGCTGCGCGACAAGGTGGCCAAGGATCCCGCGCTGCAAAAGCGGATCGTCGCCGCCTACGTCGTCGGCTGGCCCGTCAGCCGCGCGGCCGATCTACCCGCGATGGGCCTTGCCGCCTGCCAGAACAATCTCGACGCGCGCTGCCTAGTCTCGTGGCAAACCTATGCGCAGCCGGCCAACACCGATCTCATCACCTCAGCCTTCGAAGGCACCACCGGGTTCAACGGCCAGAAGCGGCGGCGGCAGGATATTATCTGCTACAACCCGCTGTCGGGCTCCAACGATGACGGCGTACCGGGCGAGATCACCAATTTCGCCCGCAACGACGGGACGCTGGTCCCGACCGACTCGAACCTGCGCGACGCCAACCTCGTCCAGGGTGCGGTGGGGGCAATGTGCCGCGATCATTTCCTGATCATCGCCGGGGTCGACGACAAGCTGCCCGACCTCGGCCCCTATGTGCTGCCCGGCAACAACTATCACGTCTACGACTATGCCCTGTTCTGGGCCAACATCCGCGCCGATGCGCGCGGGCGTGTGAACGCGTTCAAGCCGTGA
- the miaA gene encoding tRNA (adenosine(37)-N6)-dimethylallyltransferase MiaA: MIKGAPPLAVIAGPTASGKSALSVTFAQRTNGVIVNADSAQVYADLQIVSARPSEAEMGGVEHRLFGHRDGARPCSAADWAAEAKTVIAEVHGRGQLPVIVGGTGLYLRTLLDGIAEVPPIDPAIRAEIRAASVADNHRRLTELDPEAAARLHANDTTRIARALEVVLSTGAPLKSWQGRTSGGIRSDVKLFGAVLLPDAAMLSPRIDHRFAEMIETGALDEVRCLVDRQLSPSLPVMRAIGVPEIAAHLHGETSRADMIAAGQLATRQYAKRQRTWFRGQELGLQRESDAQAALQTLLAAAKEQAC, translated from the coding sequence ATGATCAAGGGCGCTCCTCCTCTGGCCGTCATCGCAGGGCCGACCGCCAGCGGCAAGTCGGCTCTCTCCGTGACTTTTGCCCAACGCACGAACGGCGTGATCGTCAACGCCGACAGCGCGCAGGTCTATGCCGACCTCCAGATCGTGAGCGCGCGCCCGTCGGAGGCGGAGATGGGCGGGGTCGAACATCGCCTGTTTGGCCATCGCGACGGCGCCCGGCCGTGCAGCGCCGCCGACTGGGCCGCGGAGGCGAAAACGGTCATCGCCGAAGTCCACGGGCGCGGCCAGCTGCCGGTCATCGTCGGCGGAACCGGCCTCTACCTTCGCACCCTGCTGGACGGCATCGCCGAAGTGCCGCCCATCGATCCCGCCATCCGCGCCGAGATCCGCGCGGCATCCGTGGCCGACAATCATCGACGCCTGACCGAGCTAGACCCCGAAGCCGCCGCCCGGCTCCATGCCAACGACACCACCCGCATCGCCCGTGCGCTCGAAGTGGTCCTGTCGACCGGCGCGCCTCTGAAAAGCTGGCAGGGACGCACGAGCGGCGGCATCCGAAGTGACGTCAAGCTGTTCGGCGCCGTCCTGCTGCCCGACGCCGCCATGCTTTCGCCGCGTATCGATCACCGCTTTGCCGAAATGATCGAGACCGGCGCTCTCGATGAGGTCCGCTGCCTCGTCGACCGCCAGCTCTCTCCCTCCCTTCCCGTGATGCGCGCCATCGGGGTGCCCGAAATCGCCGCCCATCTGCACGGTGAGACGAGCCGCGCCGACATGATCGCCGCCGGGCAGCTCGCTACGCGCCAATATGCCAAGCGCCAACGCACCTGGTTTCGCGGCCAGGAACTCGGCCTTCAGCGCGAGAGCGACGCCCAAGCCGCCTTGCAGACCCTTCTCGCCGCCGCCAAGGAACAGGCATGCTGA
- a CDS encoding SPOR domain-containing protein, translating into MTKPRNALFAASSIVMAVALTGCALGGGSTKRFGGMVENSNIGVAMRAHLALQQGDVAGAIALAEKAVEKSPTDAAFRTLLGNAYLAGGRFRSAEAAFADALAMYPDQTGVPLKLVLTQVAQGKADAAAQTLDTYAQVISPADAGLAMALAGRPGAAIEMLDVAARGAGADARVRQNLALAHAIAGDWARARQVAAQDLAGDQLEVRMSEWAAFARPGTAPASQVASLIGVKAPSSVDAGMPVRLARKVETKNDDILFAEAAPVPQAPVPAASEPVAVAAARVEEAAPVAYAEAEAPAPVAVAQADLPAPVAAPAPDVVAMVDSLRAERIKPNGSLPKVAELRRAAAKRFGASKAVVQLGAYSTPSGLKAGWETLSRRHGGLSAYVPASARFNDARGSVYRLSLKGFASDGEARALCMKLKASGATCFVRNAAGDAPVRFASK; encoded by the coding sequence ATGACCAAGCCCAGGAACGCTCTTTTCGCCGCTTCGAGCATCGTCATGGCGGTTGCGCTGACGGGATGTGCGCTTGGCGGCGGCTCGACCAAGCGCTTCGGTGGGATGGTCGAGAACAGCAATATCGGTGTGGCGATGCGCGCGCATCTCGCGCTTCAGCAGGGCGATGTCGCTGGCGCCATCGCGCTGGCTGAAAAAGCGGTGGAAAAGAGCCCGACCGACGCGGCATTCCGGACGTTGCTCGGCAATGCCTATCTTGCCGGTGGCCGCTTCCGCTCGGCCGAAGCCGCCTTTGCCGATGCGCTGGCGATGTATCCCGATCAGACGGGAGTGCCGCTGAAGCTTGTACTGACGCAGGTCGCGCAGGGCAAGGCCGACGCCGCGGCCCAGACGCTCGACACTTACGCCCAGGTCATCAGCCCCGCCGACGCGGGCCTGGCGATGGCGCTTGCCGGCCGTCCCGGCGCTGCGATCGAGATGCTCGACGTTGCCGCGCGGGGGGCGGGTGCCGATGCGCGTGTGCGCCAGAACCTGGCGCTCGCCCACGCCATCGCAGGCGATTGGGCCCGGGCCCGTCAGGTCGCGGCGCAGGATCTTGCGGGCGATCAGCTCGAAGTGCGAATGAGCGAATGGGCGGCGTTTGCCCGCCCCGGCACCGCGCCCGCCTCGCAGGTCGCGTCGCTGATCGGGGTCAAGGCACCCTCTTCGGTCGATGCCGGGATGCCGGTGCGCCTGGCGCGCAAGGTCGAGACCAAGAACGACGACATTCTCTTCGCCGAAGCAGCCCCGGTGCCCCAGGCCCCGGTGCCTGCCGCAAGCGAGCCGGTGGCCGTCGCCGCGGCGCGGGTCGAGGAGGCCGCTCCGGTCGCCTACGCTGAGGCCGAGGCGCCCGCTCCCGTCGCCGTTGCGCAGGCCGATTTGCCGGCCCCGGTCGCGGCTCCAGCGCCCGATGTGGTCGCCATGGTCGACAGCCTGCGTGCCGAGCGGATCAAGCCGAACGGCAGCCTGCCCAAGGTCGCCGAGCTTCGCCGCGCAGCCGCCAAGCGGTTCGGCGCCAGCAAGGCGGTAGTCCAGCTGGGCGCTTATTCGACCCCGTCGGGCCTCAAGGCCGGGTGGGAAACGCTGTCCCGCCGTCATGGCGGACTGAGCGCTTATGTGCCGGCCAGCGCGCGGTTCAACGATGCGCGCGGCTCGGTCTATAGGTTGAGCCTCAAGGGGTTCGCCAGCGACGGCGAAGCGCGCGCGCTGTGCATGAAGCTGAAGGCTAGCGGCGCGACCTGTTTCGTGCGCAATGCCGCGGGCGACGCGCCGGTCCGTTTCGCTAGCAAGTAA
- a CDS encoding ParA family protein — MRVLAMASQKGGSGKTTLSGHLAVQAQLAGAGPVCLIDIDPQGSLADWWNERETEMPAFAQTTVARLASDLEVLRQQGFRLAVIDTPPAITMAIQSVIAVAELIVIPTRPSPHDLRAVGATVDLCERAGKPLIFVVNAATPKAKITYEAAVALSQHGTVAPVTLHHRTDFAASMIDGRTVMEVDPKGKSAGEVTALWEYISDRLEKNFRRTVFAAPGASPGVGAAAPRPVGGFGRRVVG, encoded by the coding sequence ATGCGCGTTCTGGCTATGGCATCGCAGAAGGGGGGATCGGGCAAGACCACGCTCTCCGGCCACCTTGCGGTGCAGGCGCAATTGGCGGGCGCTGGCCCGGTCTGCCTGATCGATATCGATCCGCAGGGCTCACTGGCCGACTGGTGGAACGAGCGCGAAACGGAAATGCCCGCGTTCGCGCAGACCACCGTGGCGCGCCTGGCGAGCGATCTGGAAGTTCTTCGCCAGCAGGGTTTCCGCCTCGCGGTGATCGACACCCCGCCGGCCATCACCATGGCGATCCAGAGCGTGATCGCGGTGGCCGAGCTGATCGTTATCCCGACCCGCCCGAGCCCGCACGATCTGCGCGCCGTGGGCGCCACGGTCGATCTGTGCGAACGCGCCGGCAAGCCGCTGATCTTCGTCGTCAATGCCGCGACGCCCAAGGCCAAGATCACCTACGAGGCCGCGGTCGCGCTGTCGCAGCACGGCACGGTGGCTCCGGTGACGCTTCACCATCGCACCGATTTCGCCGCCTCGATGATCGACGGCCGGACGGTCATGGAAGTCGATCCCAAGGGCAAGTCGGCCGGCGAAGTCACCGCGCTGTGGGAGTATATCTCCGACCGGCTCGAAAAGAATTTCCGCCGCACCGTGTTCGCGGCTCCGGGTGCGTCGCCTGGTGTCGGAGCGGCCGCGCCGCGTCCCGTCGGTGGCTTCGGCCGCCGCGTGGTTGGCTAA